In Panicum virgatum strain AP13 chromosome 4N, P.virgatum_v5, whole genome shotgun sequence, a single window of DNA contains:
- the LOC120670632 gene encoding uncharacterized protein LOC120670632, whose amino-acid sequence MDSGLHSRMASDVDMGVSGGDVDAVCVARRAVLCEAVKAFNGSVPVYHHDICNGVFTATVFVRFPLSGGADAISMMDARGGGRRTKDEAEESCRCSAICPGGESES is encoded by the exons ATGGACAGCGGCTTGCATTCAAGGATGGCAAGTGACGTCGACATGGGAGTATCTGGCGGAG ATGTAGATGCTGTTTGTGTTGCTCGGAGGGCGGTTCTGTGTGAGGCCGTCAAAGCTTTCAATGGGTCTGTTCCTGTTTATCACCACGACATCTGCAATGGTGTTTTCACTGCTACGGTTTTTGTGCGGTTTCCTTTGTCTGGTGGAGCTGACGCCATTTCAATGATGGATGCAAGAGGAGGAGGTAGAAGAACAAAGGATGAAGCTGAGGAGAGCTGCAGATGCTCTGCTATCTGTCCTGGAGGAGAATCTGAAAGCTGA
- the LOC120670435 gene encoding uncharacterized protein LOC120670435 gives MEQLNLKVHATGMLPFGFDQYIAWMSVDLPRHGEAGKDGSTVLYSDPCSNYYDAEKKVAESVLEYYQSNRKIEINDFNQNVLKKKQYELDISNFFCQAFEDKINEMRAYPGTYSKMSTEQFYSEAFQDNMTDLIKERTTETNQCKAVHRRITDVCRSFSDILPIKETRLPEGSTDSDSTQLTFAGEKDNPSRVDQLALLLLDILRDGHIHAAKHGRSMH, from the exons ATGGAACAGTTAAATCTCAAGGTTCATGCTACTGGAATGCTTCCTTTTGGTTTTGACCAGTACATTGCATGGATGTCTGTCGATCTGCCACGGCATGGTGAGGCTGGTAAAGATGGCAGCACAGTCTTATACAGTGATCCCTGCTCTAATTACTACGATGCAGAAAAGAAAGTGGCTGAATCAGTGCTTGAGTACTACCAGAGCAACAGAAAGATTGAGATCAATGACTTCAATCAAAATGTGTTGAAAAAGAAACAGTATGAACTCGATATCAGTAACTTCTTCTGCCAGGCATTTGAGGACAAGATAAATGAGATGAGAGCCTATCCTGGAACCTACAGCAAGATGAGCACTGAGCAATTCTACTCCGAGGCTTTTCAGGACAACATGACTGATCTTATCAAGGAGCGCACCACGGAAACTAATCAATGCAAGGCAGTTCATCGCCGCATCACAGATGTTTGTCGCTCATTTTCTGATATCCTTCCAATCAAAGAAACGCGGCTTCCTGAAGGCAGCACTGATAGTGACAGTACTCAGCTCACCTTCGCAGGAGAAAAAGACAATCCTTCTCGTGTTGATCAGCTTGCTCTTCTCCTCCTAGACATTCTCCGTGATGGCCACATTCATGCGGCCAAGCATGGCCGTTCCATGCACT AG